Genomic window (Capsicum annuum cultivar UCD-10X-F1 chromosome 10, UCD10Xv1.1, whole genome shotgun sequence):
TTGTAACAATGTTCATGAAATTGCAGTCTACAGTGCTGAACTTATTTGAGATATTGGGATCATACTTGGACTTCTTTCGCAGATAGTACAAGCATACATCAATTTGCTgcattataaataaatttcatacttaatattaaataaacaaataaaaaaaaatcaaatcttacATATGAAAATATCATGTACAAATCAGTGAAGATATAATATacttcatatgtatttacaaatatacattttcaactataacaaaataatcaattacaattattcatatttaaCACCAAActaatatatatttcaatatacaAATCAATGTAATAATACATTACTCACCTCATCTGACCATGTCTGGCTAGGAGTACCCATAACGTAGAACCAATTCTTGTCTTCAacaaataaaatttcaaagttgatAACTGATATTTTTGCCTTTCCCTTCAAATAATGTTCTTCTTTGCTGTTCCTGTTTATTCATTATACATATTAGTCTGTAATTTGCATAATCTTAATTTACAAAAGTTAGTACTATCAAGTTGTATTCTGTATACCTCTTCGAATGATATTTAAGAAGATCTAATGAAAGCCAAGTCATGAACTTGTTGATGACTTTAGTGTCTTCTATCGCATTAACTGGATGAGATATGAAGGAATGCTTCTGATCGAATGTTTTCCATTGCTCTTCCGTGCTTACTTTATTATTAAGTTATGcaattaattatgtatatataatcaatTATATAAGATAATGCAGTATTATAAGAAACAATAAGTATACTGTTGAAACAAAAGCTAAATCATGTCTGAAAACTGTAACAGATGTATTTCTGAAATACATATGAACAAATGCAGAGTAAAAATGTCTAAACTATCCaacttcaaaatgaaaaaaatattcttcaaaaTATAACCATATCTCATTAAAAACATTTACTGTTGTTCCAAAAATACAACTGAACAAGAAAAATCAAATTCATACTTCACTATCCATTAggcaaaaaatataaagtaagcaaatttgttaactaaataaattatgttaagagtACTAACCATCTGCTGAACCAAATTTTATTGTGAATGATGAGTCATTGTATCTAGATGGTCGTCTAATCCTTGAAACATTCATTGGCGTTTGTTGTGTTTGATTTGCCGATGGATATACAATTATACTTCGTTCAAGATTGACATACGCATTAAGACTGGGAAGAAGCTCATCTGAAAGAGTATTCTAAGAGTCAGACAAATGTTGATCAGCATTGCTTTCAATATTTACTCCCGCGGGAATGTGGACTACACTCTTATATTTCTGATCTAACTTTGAATTATCCACATCATTAACCTCTGACTCATTCACGCTGGTGTATTTACATTCATATCAATCGCACCTTCTTTATTCtgtataaattttataaagaTCTAGTTAGATTgcatttttcaataaattaaaaatagcaaTCAATGCACGTATTGTAGATACCTTGAACtcatcttcaacttcaacatTGGCTTTTGTTATGGAGTCAAGATCAATGCTTCTAAGGACGTCATCTGAAAATGTGAGTTGAGATTCTGATATTTGTGCTTCACCAATACTTTCGTCAACTGATTTTGTGATCTACACATGTtcatacaaattaaataaaataatatttatgaagAACTAAAAAACTAATCAATATGTATTCAACATACCAGAGCGACACAAACATCTTTTGCTTCATGAACATCTATAtcagtttttttctttaaaaaattaaataataaaaaattaaaataagttttttttttatcattataacTATAcgtaacaaaaaaaaatctctacCAGAACAATGTCATTATCCTCATTGTACCCATCAATCTCATTATACACATCATTCATACTGTTGCTTTGATATCCTGCCATCTCTTCGGCAacctattttaatattattttttataatgataaattaaaattgtatatataaaattagtTGAATATAAATGTACGGAATTTACTTATCAATGTGACATCAGGATTCTTATTAAACTCATGAACAAATTTTATAGTCGTTTGATGGGGTGATGTACTCTTAACATTTTATCCGCTGGTGGCTGATCAGATTCGCTGCCTTTTGCTTGTTTCTTcgagtttaaaacatgaaaatataaataaaaaaattagtaaataacAACTTAGttgtaaaaaaatacatatgttgtaaatgtatatatgttgtaccTTATTTTCATTGATTGCATTCATTATCTGATCAAACCTGGAAGACACTAGGCCACGAACATCATTAAACTGTTGTCATAcctgaattataaaaaaaaaattagaaatgaaaaaataaattaatcaaaagcttaaagaaaaattacCTTTTCACAAAACTTATCAAAGACTTTCTTCGAGACAACACCGTCTTCATCTTCAGAACTGAACGAAGACGGAACAGGTGACTGAACCAGAATAGATTTTTTACTGTCAGGCCGATTTGTGTCTTTCCTATTTTCACGTAGCGTAACTTTGTTTGAATTGGCTTGTGAATTGGAGTCCTGACAAAAGAGGCATCTTTGCAGCACGGGGTGGAGGGGTCCGTTTTGATATCAGCTCATCTACACCTTTAGGATGtggcttcatttttttctttataggtGAAGCTGAGAAATCGCCATGATGTTTTTCTTTGTGGTAAACTGATTTTGTCTTTGTGGAGGATCCTGAAAATCATCATCTGAATCAATGTCATCTTCATTATGACTAGCAGATCCAGGAACAAGCTTCTTCGGTATATGAAAAGCTGAAATCTCCTTTCTTGTTGGCTCGATATTCTTAAAAACAACCTacaatttaaataacataataaaaataataatttagatgGTAAAATTAATAACATTATAAATCAGTTAACCATGATCCAAACCCAATAATGAATATACACTAACAAATGGtatgttgtatatatacatataccagatctgaaaatacatttacaaaataatcaacatcacatacaaaaaaaaatcgtAAAACTAACCTTGTCATCTGTATCATCAAACATACTTTCCATAAGAGTTTCATATTTTGGACGAGGAGAATTTGTCTTCCAATTCAAAATACAAGGGATTTGAGAATCCACCTTGGAAGCAACATTACGAGGCATGTTTGAACAACACTCGTACAACCAAATTTGAATGACCAGTGGCATTCCAAGAAGCATATAGAACTTTCCTTTCGGCTTCAACTTTTTATGCAAACTTCTTACTAATTCTTCAAATGCAACCGATCCCCACAGATAATTACTGTAGCGACCACTCTCAACCAAATCAAAGTGGAGGCGTGAAATAGCTACGGTATCAACTGATGATAGTAAGAATGCgtgaataaaatacaaattggTAAACTTTAACACATCTTCATCGTCATCATTCAcctaaattttatcaaaaatagcaGCATATAAATTCTTTTCTGTACAAAACTCTCACcatcaaaatattgatcaataattttatttaggcGCTCCTCGTCAAAcacaaattcatccttatttgtAGCACAATTGAAACCAGTCACCAAAGCAAACTCTCTAATAATGAAATGAAGAATTGTGCCCTTTGCTTGAATGACTATGGCACTTGTAGAACTTTCTCTAGTTTCAAGTGACATAATGCATCTCCCTAACTGGGCTTGGACTAcacaatttttcttctttattaagaaACCAAATATACTTTTAGTACAAAACATCTTGTACTGACTCTTCGTCAACATTGTCTTAATACGGTTTTCAATGTCAT
Coding sequences:
- the LOC124887982 gene encoding uncharacterized protein LOC124887982, encoding MNVSRIRRPSRYNDSSFTIKFGSADVSTEEQWKTFDQKHSFISHPVNAIEDTKVINKFMTWLSLDLLKYHSKRNSKEEHYLKGKAKISVINFEILFVEDKNWFYVMGTPSQTWSDEQIDVCLYYLRKKSKYDPNISNKFSTVDCNFMNIVTIVFDVYKLDDATLNAGGNKYHLNEYVSGFRMHATVPWHTVDHIFIPVHVKAKHHWVLAVISFNHRCIYVYNSLSAVGHDAAVLTEIEKLAKVIPICLIECKFYENKGIDIDNQPNYKLNYKMDPFGVSIVENVPQQPSGSL